From the Juglans microcarpa x Juglans regia isolate MS1-56 chromosome 3D, Jm3101_v1.0, whole genome shotgun sequence genome, the window aaagtgATGTTCCTTTATTACTTTTAGGGCATATTGGAGTTTggctttgttaaaaaattttaatatttttaaattatgtcacttatattttaaattaaattatgtcacttatattttaaattaaataatagcGTATAGATGATATAtggagtaaaaaaatttaaataaaactattttttaataaattgataaaaaattagtttgagTTTACGTAGGTAGGCATTAGCGCGGGCGCCGTCGTTGGAGAAAACATCACTGTGCGTGCTTGGATTGAGCTACGTACAAGGCTACTACAGCCTAGAGAAAGAATATCTCAATCCACACGGTTCATGACCATCGACAAGTGACAACCACACAATTCATATAGAGAATTGAACCCATTTCCAAAACGACATTTGTTTCTCAATCAAAGATAAGGATTCCAATCAATCGTGACCGTCCAACAAACAATCACGACCGTTTGTCCTTTTGatccatctttttcttcttcgcATAACTCTTAACATGGAAGTCCAGAAAGAGAGCCAGAAGAGAGGCATTGAAAACGGCGTTGAAGCACCAACCCCAGATCCCGGAGCATCCGGATCCGGTGAAGTGCTCGTAGAGCATCCGACCTGAAACCGCAAAGCTGAACACGAATTGCACGATCTGGAAATCCGTGACCAGGCGCTTCCACCTGGGCCGCACTCCGATGGCGCACAATAGGTAGTAGGCGTACATGACCACGTGCACCGAGGCGTTGGTCACGAGCGCTACTGGGAACAGGGACTGGGAGGTGTGCAGCCAAATGTAGCACATGATCAGGACTGTGGAGTGGTGGTAGACGTGGAGGAAGGTGAGCCGTTGGAGGGAGTTACTGAGAATGATCAAGAGGGTGTCGACGAATTCGAGAATCTTGGAGAGGTAGAAGACGTAGGCCCAGAAAAAGAGGGGCCCGGAGGGAGGGGTGTGTGGAGGGAAACAAATGATCCAGTGGAGGTGAGGCGTGTGGGTGATGATGGAGAGGGTGCAACCGACGGCCATGACgagggagaggaggaggagggcgagatTGTGGAGGGCGGAGATGGGTTTGAGGAGGCTGGGACCAAGGGAGGAGGGAGTGGGATAAGGCGGCGGGAGAGAAGGAAGGTGAGGGAGAGGTAGGAGAGGAGggtgaggaagaggaagagagggtGGAGGCAGGGGTTAGACCCGGAGTCCATGAGAAGTGGAGGATGGTTGGGTGGTTCACTAGCCAGTATTGGAGGGTTGTGACAATGGGGTTCATTTTCAGGCGACGGTGGGTCGGGGGGAAGAGAGGAGGTGGTCTCTTCTTTTCTAGATATGATGAggtatatgtataatattggATATGCTTTTATATCACAATCACTGGCCAGAAGTCGAAGGGGTATTAAAGTATGCGAGAATACTCCTGAGTTTAcccaaaaagaaggaaaaaaataatgtaagcGAGAGTACTAAATGGTAAATACTAATCACTTAGCTTATTAATACAAAATCACCTTTTCAAACCACTTCCACATTATAAGTACAGCAGTTTTGCTGCTAATCCCACCACGTTTGTAAGCGTCAGATTACCAACACCAAAGGCAAGTGTTCGGCCTCTTCCAGGTTTGAAAATGTGAATGGTGAAGTGAGTTCCTCTTTACACCTAGGCACCCCACTTACTCGTATCATATTTTTGCTATATATTATGGTTCCAAATTCAACCCAAGTGGTGAACAGTGAGCAAGACATTCTGGGCATATACACATATGCATGACGAGGCCTGTTGGAATGCCAACTCGATCTAGGGCGAGTCACACAAATTCATTACAATTGTTGGCAGTTGGATTGTGTGCAGAGAGAATGGATTGGCATTAATTACTAAGGAGGGTGACAGCAAATGAAAGTCACTGAGCAGTTCGGGAGTTAGATGCCCAAAGAAATGATCAAATCACTGGTCAAAATATGTAATCTGGGAACAAAATCTTCAAACCTATTAGAAAAATTCTGCAAACAGCAGTCTTACACAACGTGTTTACTTAGTTAAAGTACAAGAGTTCAAGGAAAAATCAAGAAATTCGCTCCCCCCAACCCccacataaacaaaaaaattattctcgtCATGGTCATTTAAGTCTGTTCCTTTCAGGTTGTCCACGGCAGAAGCAGTCATGAATCATTACCATCAGCTCTTACTTTCTCAAGTCTGATGAGCAAGCTAGCCACGTCTTTATCAGATAGCAAAATTGGACAGTGATAACAATTACAACATAAGAAACCATGCTCAACTTGTAGTCACTTTCTTCCGGACAATCCTCTTTCTCCGAGCCTTCAGAGCTGATGGTTTACCATCGGCAACAGAGTCACCCTTCTCCTGTTTGATGCCAAGGAGCCCGAGTCCAGAAACAATGGCATTCTTTGATATAAACCATTTTGAAGATGGCCTATCAGCATCCTCTGAAGGTCTGTTGTAAACCTTCAAGAGAGTATCTGAATCAACCAGCGGATCTGCCTCTACCCCTAGCCAGGCCAGCCTTGATCTCTCTCCCAATTGGATATTCAAAATCCTGCATACAATCACTAGCAAGAGTTAAACAATTTCACAAGTTCTGATGTAAAGATCCAACACAAAACAAACAATACTTTCGACGTCCATAGTCGAAGATTAGGTGACATCTACAACGTACGTCAATGGGTCCCTCACGCCACTAGATGAAACTCTCAcaacaaatcaagaaaatatgTCAACAAGACTACATGATTGAGTAGTATATTATCAGATTGACAGACACAAAAAAAACAATatcatatctattttataaaggaacaaaaaaaaaaaaaaaaaatttttgcttgtttattcattaaaaaaagaagaaaatgaaaataaaagcaacCCACCATAAACATGATTAAACTAATAGCAACAGttaaaaatcaacaataaaGAGAGGCAACTACGGTTGGATTATCACAAGTGAACGTTGACTATATTGACAGTGTCGCCAAAACCCTAAGAATATCATATCAACCTAAAAAATTAGGAAAGGTTAGGTAAAGGAAAACAAACCCTTCTTTCAGCATGGGAAAGTGCAAAAATGTGTGCCAACACGATTTTAAGTTTGATCTATGAACAATTGTTTCCTAGTAAAAGTAACAGACCTCAAAGCCGTGCTAAAAAACAGAGCCACTCCAATGACATCAAAATGGCTGCTTATTGCTCTATCAAATCCACATAACATCTGATATCTGAGATTTGCATAAAGACCGAGGAAAGCACCATAACCAAGTGCGTTTGTACTCACGGATGGAATTGTCACGGATAACCTGCCAAACAGTTAATCATCATCCAAAGTTAATTACTTGGACTagttcacccaatcaccaacaGAGATCTTTACATCCTTCTATCCTGATGAAAATAATAGGTAAATGGAACACATGTTTCCAAGATATGCTTACCTTCCCTCCTTTTTACTAGCCAAAAAGTTTGACAATGCACCTTGTACCGCTCCAGCACTTAACCCAACCAAACACAACTCTGCAGCCTTGTAGAAGAATGAATGGATTCTCTTTTGCATATCAAATTCACGAAATGCGTAActtctttcaaatatattatttggCAGCTTCTGTAATGTATTTTGCAAATCAAAGTGGAATGTGTTCCCATATGAACGACAAGGAGCAAGTGACCAAACAACAATGGCATTGCAGGCTGATATCGTGAGCACATTAAGAAGTGCCAGATCCCATTCTTG encodes:
- the LOC121255535 gene encoding LOW QUALITY PROTEIN: elongation of fatty acids protein 3-like (The sequence of the model RefSeq protein was modified relative to this genomic sequence to represent the inferred CDS: inserted 1 base in 1 codon; deleted 2 bases in 1 codon), with the translated sequence MNPIVTTLQYWLVNHPTILHFSWTPGLTPASTLXFLFLTLLSYLSLTFLLSRRLIPLPSLGPSLLKPISALHNLALLLLSLVMAVGCTLSIITHTPHLHWIICFPPHTPPSGPLFFWAYVFYLSKILEFVDTLLIILSNSLQRLTFLHVYHHSTVLIMCYIWLHTSQSLFPVALVTNASVHVVMYAYYLLCAIGVRPRWKRLVTDFQIVQFVFSFAVSGRMLYEHFTGSGCSGIWGWCFNAVFNASLLALFLDFHVKSYAKKKKMDQKDKRS